The stretch of DNA CAGGGCACAGGCATACCCCGCCTCCCTGGCGGCGAAAACCTCTCGTGGAGAATATTTTCCCCAGGGGTACGACAGGGAAAGAAAGGTCTCTCCAAACCTGATCAGCGCTTCTTTTGAATCGTCCAGCTCCCTGCGGAGCGCCAGGGCGTCGAGTGCGGGAAGGTTTGCATGCGAATGAGTGTGGCTCCCGAGCCCGATCCCGCAGGACCGGATGGAGAGCACGTCGTCTTCATCCATCAACCGTGCGTCGGGTGAGTGCTCGTTGAACCTCGCCTTCTCCCCGAGCATGCCGGTGACGAGAAAGACGGTGGCCGGGACACCGAACGCTTCAAGCACCGGGAGCGCCTCCTCGACAAAGTCCAGGTAGCCGTCGTCGAAGGTGATGACCGCCTGCATCCCGACACCCGGATCGCTGGTTTTAAGCCCCTCCACCAGCGTGGGGAGCGGGACGATATCGTAGCCCGCATCCAGAAGCCACCCGATCTGCCCGGAGAAAGCCTGCCGTGAAACGGCAAAAGGGTCAGAAGGGGCAGTCGCGGTGATCGAATGGTACATGATGACGATCGGACCCGGAAGGTGCCTGATCTTAAAATTCATTGGATTCTCTCCCTATTTTATCGCCCGAATGCTCAAATGCATGCTGTCGCTCCTTTTTCAACAGGGTCGGGTAATTGTCGTGCACCCTCCCGACCACCCGCGCCGGGACACCGGCGGCGACGGCGTTTTCAGGGATGTCAGAGAGCACAACGGCGTTTGCGCCGATCATCGCATTGTTCCCGATCGTCACCGGACCCAGGATCTTCGCACCGGCCCCGAGCATCACGTTGTCGCCGATCGTCGGGAACGTTCTCCCGTTCTTTCTCTTCCCGGGCACCTGCCCGAGGGTGACTCCCTGGTACACGGTCACATTGCGCCCGATCTTCGAGGAGTAGCCGATGACGATGCACTGGGCATGGGGGATGAAGAGACCGGCACCGATCTCCGAGCCTGTGGAGATGGCGATCGCGTTTAAGATGCGGTTGAGTATGTTCAGAAGGGGGAGGAAGAACCCGAGGTTTTTTTCTCTGGTCTTCCTCGCCAGGCGGTAAAAGAAAACGGCCCTATAGCCCCTGTGCATGAGGGCGTATCTGAGTACGATATACCCGGACCGTATGCGCCCATAGGAAACGGCGGTTTCCGGTCGCCTGAGATAGGGCAGGAGGTCCTGCATATAATCAGACACCGGGCACGCCTCCACCGCCGGGGTGCCCCCCTCATGAACCCATTGTACGGCAAAACCCTGAGAACCGTCAGGGTAGCCCGGACATTCTTCCTCCACCTGCGGGGCACTGCCACGTATCAAAGCCATAGAGACCGGTCTCCATATATGCTCAATTATCCCCCGCCATCCACTCTTCGCTCAGATAGGTTGACGGGAATCTCACCAGGCCCCATGCCATGAAGCCGCGGGAAGATCCTTTGCGGTCCTGTCTGCCGTGCGCCGGTGACCTGACAAATGCCGGCATCGTCGCAGCTGACATACGCCTGCGTGTCAGTGCAGGCACCCGACATATAATAGTTTCTCACATGCCCGGGGTCATGGAAGACGGAACAGGACAGAAAGGGAGAGAGGCCGCCCCATCTCTCCCTCAGCCAGAGTGTTTGCGTTTCTGTTTTTCCGTTCATCTCAAACCCCTTCTCCGCACCGTCGGTTCACGCGACGGCCCTGAGGGTCCGGGGGCCGGTCATCCGGTCGATCCCGGGAGCGGCCTGACGAGCGGGATTATCCGTCCCCCTATCGCAATCAGGCAGGCGGACCTGTGGAGCAGGGCCGTTCCACCACCAACCGGATATATCAGGACATGAGTATAGGGGGTCATATCAGAGAGACGGCACCCATGACCCGGTCGATAGCAACCGTTATATTTCTCGTCGTCACGGCAGGCATCTGTTTGACACAGGCGACAGGCGCAGTGACGCTCTCCGTAGCCGCCGCTGACAGTTCACCTGAAGAAAAACGATATGCAGATCGTTTCTGCGACGGGACCGGGGACCAGATCGAGATCCAGAAAGCAATAAACGATCTTCCCGGAGAGGGGGGCGAGGTCGTTCTCCTCTCCGGACACTTCAGGTGCGATGACACCATCAGGCTCCGCTCCGGCACCATGCTCTCGGGGAAGGGCGCCGGCATCACCGTGCTCGACTTTACCAGAGGGACGATCTATCTCAGAGACATCAGGGGCGTGGTGGTCAGGGACTTCGGCACGACCGGCAGCGGATCGGTATGGATCTATAACAGCAACGTCGTTCGCGTGCGCAACGTCTCCGCTACCACCGATACCTCTGCACACGGGGCATTCTGGATTTATGCGCACAACGCCGTCGTCGACGATATCGAGTTCGTAAACTGCACCGCCCTGAACTGTTCACGCCACGGTTTCATCAACAACGGCGAAGGGACCACGAAACTGGTGAAAAATGTCAGGTATATCAACTGCACAGCCATAAATTCCGGGCTGTTCGAGCGTTACAACCCCTGGTCCACCGGATTCGATCTCGCAGAGAACAGTGATCTCGAGAACTGCGTGGTCAGCGGGTGCCTGGCCGAGGGGTCCTGGGAGTCAGGGTTCCATATCGAGAACAACCCCGCGAAGATCAACGTTTTGATCGAAAACTGCATCAGCCGCAATAACGGACAGAGGGAAAACGCCGATTTCGGTGCCGGTTATCTTATATCGGGCGATGTCACCCTGAAGAACTGCATCTCCGAGAACAACAGGCGGGGATATTATGTGGTAACGGCCCGGACGCCCGGACATCCGGTGATCACAGACTGCATGGACCGGGGTTCAGGCCAGAGTTATGTGCTGAAAGATACGGCAGAGATCCGTATCCAGAATAGTTCAAGCATAGATGCCTCGAACATGGGCATTTCAGTCATCAGATCAAAAAATATCACGATCAGCAACTTTACCCTTAAAAACGCCGCACATGAGAATATCATCTGTCATTCCCTGGGGATACCCCTGCAGGAGTCCGAATCCGGGTATCATGAGCTTCATAACATTGGAGGAATGTACAGTTGCGGCATAAGCGTTGAAATGAGCAAAAATGTGATGTTTTCTGGAACTATCGCAGAAAAAGAATCTGAAGAGCCAGGGACGCCGGGATCCATCATCAGAAAGGGCGTCATCGCAGCCATAATCGGTTCAATAGTGCTTTATTTCGCGTACCGCACATTAAAAAAGGTTAAAAATATATGATTGCCCATTTAAATTCTCAAATAACAACAGAGGCCCTAAATTTAACCGCGTATTAGAATGTATGATATACCGAGAAGCAAAAAGAGAAACAGAAATCCAGAAATTGCCAAAATATACTAAAAACATCATAATACGAAAAAATTGCCATTTTTGATATTGCGATGATTTCCGAGGGCACATCCGAGAAGCAACATTAAAAAATAAATTCAAATATATAAATTATACGCAGACCACATTATAGCATTATATACGAATTATATTAAATGAACAAAAATTATGAGATAGATTCTATTATCCTGCGCGACAGGATCCGAGAACGGTTGGCACCACAACACATTCGAATAGATAATATCAATTTAATTAACTAAAATGTCCTTAAAAAAACACATATCGAGATAATAGAACATTAATAAAAATTTTTAAAGGATTAAGACTTCAAAAATCAATAAAATTTTAAATTATACGATTAAATCGACAAATTAGAGTTAAAAGACTATATTAAACAATATTTTTGTAAAACTAAATTGTTATTGACCTTTTATCTGCCAAAAAATCAAAATATGATGCTAAAATGAATGAATCAAAATAGAAATATTTAAGTTAATATTGTATGAAAATAAATGTGCCCGGGGGGGAAGATGAAAATAGAGGAATTGATATGGGGATCAGGCCAACGCTAAAACTGTTGTTTGCAGCACTCATGCTCGTCTGTCTCGCACAGGCAGCCAGTGCGGCAACGGTCCATGTCGCTGCAAGCGACAGCACGGCTGAACTGAAAAGTCAGGCTGATTATATCTGCGACGGGTATAATGACCAGATAGAGATCCAGGCGGCAATCAACGCACTGCCAGCCAGCGGCGGCGAAGTGGTCCTGGCAGAGGGCAAATTCAGCCTCGGATCATCTGTCACGTTAAAGTCGAACACTGTTTTGAGAGGAGCAGGAGAGGAAAAAACGATCCTGACATTCTCATCAGGCAGAGTGGATATCTCAGGCGTGCAGTATGTCACCGTCGGTGACTTCAAACTCCTCGGGACTGGAGCAGTTTTCATCAAGAACGCAAAGCACATCACGGCCGAGCGGATCTATGCGTACGACATCTCCAATGTCCAGTGGGGCGCCTTCCAGGTAAGAGCGGACAGCTATGTCACCGAAGACATCAAGCTGATCGACTGCACCGCCGATTACATTGCACGTCACGGATTTGTTAACGACGGAACCAACGGTGGCCTGATAAAAGATATGCAGTTTATACGCTGCAAGGCGCTCAGCTGTGGTCTTCACAACAGGATCACGGCAGAGTGGGGAACCTGGGTGACCGGTTTCGATATCACGGAGACCGTCGATATCGAGAATGTCCTGCTTGACTCCTGCGTCGCGGACAACAACTGGGAATCGGGCTTCCACATCGAGTACTTCCCCAAAAAGACAAATGTAACATTCATAAACTGCCTTTCCACAAACAACGGCAGGGTCAAGCAGTACTCAAACGATGAGAAGATCTGGATGGCCGGCTACACCGTTTCCGGTGACGTCACCCTGATCAACTGCACGGCCGAGAACAACATGAAGGGGATCTTCTTCAACACCGGCCACTGGGCAGCTGGCGGCGTATTTGTCGACGTCCCCGGCACTCCGAAGTTCATCAACTTCCATGATGACGGCTCCAACATCGGCCTCTACATGCTGGGTGCACGCAGAGGCGTGCTGGAAAACTGTGTATTTGAAAACTCGGAGACCTACGCGATCTATGACTACAAGTCGTGGGACATCACGTTCGACAACTGCGATTTCGTGAACCCTGCGGGGGTCAACGGCGTCTACATCCAGAATGTTGTCGCAAACTCACAGGACTGGAGCGGCGTGAACCTCATCTTCGATGAGAATTACCAGTACAACCCGGTTCAGGAGCCAACGCCGGAACCAACCCCTGTGCCAACACCGGAACCAACGCCGGTTCCGACCGAGCCCCTGGCAGTGCCGGGGATCGTCGCGATCGAGCAGTATGACGCCGGCGGCGAGGGCGTCGCATACCACGACACCACCGCAGGCAACCAGGAAAACACCCTCGGAACCGATGACGTCGATATCGTCACCCGTTCATGGTACGACGGCTACCTGATCGGATA from Methanofollis liminatans DSM 4140 encodes:
- a CDS encoding polysaccharide deacetylase family protein, producing the protein MNFKIRHLPGPIVIMYHSITATAPSDPFAVSRQAFSGQIGWLLDAGYDIVPLPTLVEGLKTSDPGVGMQAVITFDDGYLDFVEEALPVLEAFGVPATVFLVTGMLGEKARFNEHSPDARLMDEDDVLSIRSCGIGLGSHTHSHANLPALDALALRRELDDSKEALIRFGETFLSLSYPWGKYSPREVFAAREAGYACALEVNPRTAAGSDLYGISRFGVTRDQDTKAFSRMIAPPLSDRLSRKARMLSGIRN
- the epsC gene encoding serine O-acetyltransferase EpsC, translated to MEEECPGYPDGSQGFAVQWVHEGGTPAVEACPVSDYMQDLLPYLRRPETAVSYGRIRSGYIVLRYALMHRGYRAVFFYRLARKTREKNLGFFLPLLNILNRILNAIAISTGSEIGAGLFIPHAQCIVIGYSSKIGRNVTVYQGVTLGQVPGKRKNGRTFPTIGDNVMLGAGAKILGPVTIGNNAMIGANAVVLSDIPENAVAAGVPARVVGRVHDNYPTLLKKERQHAFEHSGDKIGRESNEF
- a CDS encoding glycosyl hydrolase family 28-related protein codes for the protein MTQATGAVTLSVAAADSSPEEKRYADRFCDGTGDQIEIQKAINDLPGEGGEVVLLSGHFRCDDTIRLRSGTMLSGKGAGITVLDFTRGTIYLRDIRGVVVRDFGTTGSGSVWIYNSNVVRVRNVSATTDTSAHGAFWIYAHNAVVDDIEFVNCTALNCSRHGFINNGEGTTKLVKNVRYINCTAINSGLFERYNPWSTGFDLAENSDLENCVVSGCLAEGSWESGFHIENNPAKINVLIENCISRNNGQRENADFGAGYLISGDVTLKNCISENNRRGYYVVTARTPGHPVITDCMDRGSGQSYVLKDTAEIRIQNSSSIDASNMGISVIRSKNITISNFTLKNAAHENIICHSLGIPLQESESGYHELHNIGGMYSCGISVEMSKNVMFSGTIAEKESEEPGTPGSIIRKGVIAAIIGSIVLYFAYRTLKKVKNI
- a CDS encoding carbohydrate-binding protein — its product is MFAALMLVCLAQAASAATVHVAASDSTAELKSQADYICDGYNDQIEIQAAINALPASGGEVVLAEGKFSLGSSVTLKSNTVLRGAGEEKTILTFSSGRVDISGVQYVTVGDFKLLGTGAVFIKNAKHITAERIYAYDISNVQWGAFQVRADSYVTEDIKLIDCTADYIARHGFVNDGTNGGLIKDMQFIRCKALSCGLHNRITAEWGTWVTGFDITETVDIENVLLDSCVADNNWESGFHIEYFPKKTNVTFINCLSTNNGRVKQYSNDEKIWMAGYTVSGDVTLINCTAENNMKGIFFNTGHWAAGGVFVDVPGTPKFINFHDDGSNIGLYMLGARRGVLENCVFENSETYAIYDYKSWDITFDNCDFVNPAGVNGVYIQNVVANSQDWSGVNLIFDENYQYNPVQEPTPEPTPVPTPEPTPVPTEPLAVPGIVAIEQYDAGGEGVAYHDTTAGNQENTLGTDDVDIVTRSWYDGYLIGYIDEGEWINYTVNVEEAGVYDVELLVYAKNAGRTLSLAIDGEEACTIEVPAGGDWTTPLNPTAQVTFPTAGEHVVTLTFAGGDMNVGPMSFALAGPIPEPIPEPTPEPTPEPTPVPKDEPVYLSTPLPGIIAVEQYDAGGEGVAYHDTTAGNQENTLGDDDVDIVTRPWYDGYLIGYIAEGEWINYTVNVEEAGVYNVEFLFYAKSAGRTLTLAIDGEEACSVVAPAEGSWTTPLNPTTQVTFPTAGEHVVTLTFTGGDMNVGPISFALAGPVPEPAPEGMMVLPGIVAVEQYDAGGEGVAYHDTTAGNQENTLRDDDVDIVTRSWNDGYLIGYIAEGEWINYTVYVEAAGTYDVEFLVYTKIGGRTLSLAIDGEEACTVEIPAGGSWTTPLNPTAQVTFPTAGEHVLTMAFAGGDMNVGPLTFERSN